In Coriobacteriia bacterium, a single window of DNA contains:
- a CDS encoding ABC transporter substrate-binding protein: MRQVRRVGIAAAVAALALCALLPLGGCAGGAEPPSPLTPQLAPPTIHEAGVLRAGVDLSYPPFGGVQDSRQAGLDIDVASALAGRLGLKVQIIDVKASELATALADNRIDVGLSAPFSADVLTRASIAGTYLADGPALFSTATSMSVTPTSAAGALDGVKIGAQQDSEAYWLLAQDRGTGGVAAFPTLREALAALVRGDVAAVGGDALVGAYMARDYPSVRYAGALATAHPLGIAVSADNSRLGDAVRLTLDSMASDGVLEAIRATWVGGLPKLPLAGEDASTVPLASEVTSTMPSSQLTSP, translated from the coding sequence GTGAGGCAGGTTCGCCGGGTCGGCATCGCCGCCGCCGTGGCCGCGCTTGCACTGTGCGCTCTCTTGCCGCTCGGCGGATGTGCAGGTGGCGCCGAGCCGCCGTCGCCGCTCACGCCACAGCTCGCTCCGCCCACCATTCACGAGGCGGGCGTGCTGCGCGCCGGCGTCGACCTCTCGTATCCGCCGTTTGGTGGCGTTCAGGACTCTCGCCAAGCAGGACTCGACATCGACGTGGCATCGGCGCTGGCCGGACGGCTGGGCCTCAAGGTGCAGATCATCGACGTCAAGGCCTCCGAGTTGGCCACTGCGCTCGCGGACAACCGCATCGATGTTGGGCTGTCCGCTCCGTTCTCGGCCGATGTTCTGACTCGGGCGAGCATCGCGGGGACGTACCTGGCCGACGGCCCCGCACTCTTCTCGACCGCCACCAGCATGTCGGTCACGCCTACGAGCGCGGCGGGAGCGCTAGACGGCGTCAAGATCGGCGCTCAACAGGACTCCGAGGCGTACTGGCTACTGGCCCAGGACCGCGGCACCGGCGGCGTGGCTGCTTTTCCCACACTCCGGGAGGCGCTTGCGGCGCTGGTGCGAGGCGACGTGGCGGCAGTTGGTGGTGATGCTCTCGTCGGCGCCTACATGGCTCGCGACTATCCGAGCGTGCGCTACGCCGGCGCCCTCGCGACCGCGCACCCGCTCGGCATCGCCGTCTCGGCGGACAACTCGCGACTTGGCGATGCGGTGCGCCTGACGCTCGACTCGATGGCGTCGGACGGCGTGCTCGAGGCGATTCGCGCCACCTGGGTGGGCGGGTTGCCCAAGCTTCCACTCGCCGGCGAAGATGCATCGACAGTGCCGCTAGCGAGTGAAGTGACCTCAACGATGCCATCAAGCCAGCTGACGTCTCCCTAG
- a CDS encoding basic amino acid ABC transporter substrate-binding protein produces the protein MQKARKYVGLLLAVALVFALVALTGCGQSTTTTPASTTGSSTTPATPAYKLVTPGQLTVGSDTSFPPFESMNGQTAEGFDVDMMNAIGKQMGLKVVFQTEGFDTIIASVNGHKFDAIASGMTITPERQKTIIFSDPYFDSNQSVAVLKSSGITTETQLYGKKIAVQSGTTGEKWATEHLVPHGAKIVPFKTATDAFNALQAKTVDAVVNDLPVSVEIIKEGPTRGFTIIDSIATGEQYGIGIAKDNPELATAINDALGKIKASGELKQIYDKWIQTTPAQ, from the coding sequence ATGCAGAAGGCGCGTAAGTACGTTGGCCTGCTGCTCGCGGTTGCCTTGGTGTTCGCCCTTGTGGCGCTCACTGGCTGCGGGCAGAGCACGACCACCACACCGGCTAGCACAACGGGTAGCAGCACCACACCTGCGACACCGGCCTACAAGCTTGTGACCCCGGGGCAGCTGACCGTGGGCTCGGACACGTCTTTCCCGCCGTTCGAGTCGATGAACGGCCAGACTGCCGAGGGTTTTGACGTCGACATGATGAACGCCATCGGCAAGCAGATGGGCCTGAAGGTCGTCTTCCAGACCGAGGGTTTTGACACCATCATCGCCAGCGTGAACGGCCACAAGTTCGACGCGATTGCATCGGGTATGACGATCACGCCCGAACGCCAGAAGACGATCATCTTCTCGGATCCGTACTTCGACTCGAACCAGTCGGTTGCCGTTCTCAAGAGCTCGGGCATCACGACTGAGACCCAGCTCTACGGCAAGAAGATCGCCGTGCAGTCCGGCACCACGGGTGAGAAGTGGGCCACAGAGCACCTGGTCCCGCATGGCGCCAAGATCGTCCCGTTCAAGACCGCAACTGACGCTTTCAACGCGCTTCAGGCAAAGACCGTTGACGCCGTTGTCAACGACCTTCCTGTGAGCGTCGAGATCATCAAGGAAGGCCCGACCCGCGGCTTCACGATCATCGACTCGATCGCGACGGGCGAGCAGTATGGCATCGGCATCGCGAAGGACAATCCTGAGCTGGCCACGGCCATCAACGATGCGCTTGGCAAGATCAAGGCGAGCGGCGAGCTCAAGCAGATCTATGACAAGTGGATCCAGACGACGCCCGCTCAGTAG
- a CDS encoding HD-GYP domain-containing protein, producing MNKQTRTPRPFLIYVAACSIALVGMLATLWTRYPPQLSVQMVLLIAAVLLSENFAFSIEPYQLSLSFPLGIASAVLCGPTAACIVAASSEISTRELRQGKPPSVLLFNLAQVVLSTGFAAAVYVWLGGRVLQVSAVFSKPLNAADFPKVLFPLVVMAILSVFGNMLLTAGGRALLTRTSLQDTTKAMVAFVPTQFALVFVGVLIAQVLAISYWALPLFVAPLVVARQLYLRYAGLKTAYVDTIRSLIGALEAKDPYTRGHSERVSGYAAELGVACGLEQRALERLEYAGLLHDLGKLAVPGAVLSKPGRLSAEEMDRIREHPSRGAEMVKRIPHLRDLADTVAQHHERIDGTGYPRGVDGSEMPIAARILAVADSFDAMTTTRAYRPALNQEQAVAELLGGAGTQFDPEVVRVFIEVGIGQSKFANSEGPPEVVTSAHVIGDAQ from the coding sequence TTGAATAAGCAGACGCGCACCCCCCGCCCCTTCCTCATTTATGTTGCGGCCTGCAGCATCGCGCTTGTGGGCATGCTCGCTACCCTTTGGACTCGCTATCCACCGCAGCTCTCGGTGCAGATGGTCTTGCTCATCGCCGCCGTACTCTTGTCGGAGAACTTCGCGTTCTCGATTGAACCGTACCAGCTGTCGCTGTCGTTTCCGCTCGGGATTGCCAGTGCCGTGCTGTGCGGACCGACCGCGGCCTGCATCGTTGCCGCATCTTCCGAGATAAGTACTCGGGAACTCAGACAGGGCAAGCCGCCCAGCGTACTTCTATTCAACTTGGCCCAAGTGGTTCTGAGCACCGGATTCGCCGCGGCGGTGTACGTTTGGCTTGGCGGCCGTGTGCTCCAGGTCTCGGCCGTCTTCTCAAAGCCGCTCAACGCCGCGGACTTTCCCAAGGTACTGTTTCCACTGGTCGTGATGGCGATTCTCAGCGTCTTTGGCAACATGCTGCTGACTGCGGGCGGCAGAGCCCTCCTTACGCGCACGTCCCTTCAAGATACGACCAAGGCCATGGTCGCGTTCGTGCCAACTCAATTCGCACTGGTGTTCGTGGGGGTGCTCATTGCGCAAGTTCTGGCAATCAGCTACTGGGCGCTGCCCCTGTTCGTTGCGCCGCTTGTGGTCGCTCGCCAGCTCTACCTTCGCTACGCAGGGCTCAAGACCGCATATGTAGATACGATTCGCTCTCTGATCGGTGCGCTTGAGGCCAAGGACCCGTATACGCGGGGGCATTCGGAGCGCGTGTCAGGCTATGCTGCCGAGTTAGGCGTGGCGTGTGGCCTCGAGCAGCGAGCGCTCGAGCGTCTGGAGTATGCGGGCCTGCTCCATGATCTGGGCAAGCTCGCGGTGCCGGGGGCTGTTCTCAGCAAGCCGGGGAGACTCAGCGCCGAGGAGATGGATCGAATCCGTGAGCATCCGTCTCGCGGCGCAGAAATGGTCAAGCGAATCCCTCACCTTCGAGATCTTGCCGACACGGTAGCCCAGCACCACGAGCGAATCGACGGCACTGGATATCCCAGGGGCGTGGATGGGTCCGAGATGCCCATTGCGGCGCGCATCCTCGCTGTGGCTGACAGTTTTGACGCGATGACAACCACCCGGGCTTATCGCCCAGCACTGAACCAAGAGCAGGCTGTGGCGGAGCTCCTTGGCGGTGCCGGCACGCAGTTCGACCCCGAAGTAGTTCGCGTGTTCATTGAGGTAGGAATCGGGCAAAGCAAGTTCGCAAACAGCGAGGGCCCGCCCGAGGTTGTCACTTCAGCGCATGTGATCGGTGATGCGCAATGA
- a CDS encoding HD domain-containing protein produces the protein MDFYDISLPRGDSTGVAGALCAAAIVVLGPWYALAISLMSAFGAHLIRRGPESLRRVFAVASSRAIAWGMASAILLTSLASESQALVFVVVPAVFLLVELLVAQGVAALITGRPLVRLLSGNAKSQAPLIAAQWSTAVLLLITYGQMRQWSLVPVVVLLLLMRQSYALFLDIRETYRATVEVLVEAAESQDERRAGHADRTAALARSIAMKIGLSASEVERISYAALLHDLGELAEGPDSDWDEHVHQTPSSDVVRGVEFFERIEPILRICDGADSGQSTDEGDLLAALVVSLASDIDAEYHPQVAAAHRHSLLDQVAHRVPASVKARAVGAALRLGYRIPAVS, from the coding sequence TTGGATTTCTACGATATCTCGCTGCCAAGGGGCGACAGCACCGGAGTAGCGGGTGCGCTGTGCGCCGCTGCGATCGTCGTTCTTGGACCGTGGTATGCCCTGGCTATCTCGCTGATGTCGGCTTTCGGTGCGCACTTGATCAGGCGCGGTCCGGAGTCGCTGCGGCGGGTGTTCGCCGTCGCTAGCTCACGCGCTATTGCCTGGGGCATGGCCAGCGCGATTCTGTTGACTTCGCTCGCGTCAGAGAGCCAAGCCCTTGTCTTCGTTGTTGTCCCAGCTGTGTTCCTCCTTGTCGAACTGCTGGTTGCTCAGGGCGTCGCGGCGCTCATCACGGGTCGTCCGCTCGTGCGGCTTCTGAGTGGCAACGCCAAGTCGCAAGCACCGCTGATAGCGGCGCAGTGGTCAACGGCTGTCCTTCTGCTGATTACATACGGTCAGATGCGCCAATGGAGTCTTGTCCCAGTGGTCGTGCTGCTTCTACTAATGCGCCAGTCATACGCGCTCTTCTTGGATATCCGTGAAACATACAGGGCGACAGTTGAGGTACTCGTCGAGGCAGCCGAAAGCCAAGATGAGCGGCGAGCCGGTCATGCGGATCGGACTGCGGCGCTCGCGAGGTCTATTGCCATGAAGATTGGACTGTCTGCCAGCGAAGTTGAGCGAATCAGCTACGCCGCTTTGCTGCATGATCTTGGAGAGCTCGCCGAAGGTCCCGACTCCGATTGGGATGAGCACGTTCATCAAACCCCGTCCTCGGACGTGGTCAGGGGTGTTGAGTTCTTCGAGCGCATCGAGCCGATCCTGCGCATCTGTGATGGCGCGGATTCGGGGCAGTCCACAGACGAAGGCGACCTACTGGCGGCGCTCGTGGTGTCACTTGCCAGCGATATCGATGCTGAGTATCACCCACAGGTAGCGGCTGCCCATCGTCACAGCCTGCTAGACCAGGTGGCGCATCGGGTCCCCGCATCTGTCAAGGCGCGTGCTGTTGGAGCCGCCCTACGTTTGGGCTACCGGATTCCGGCCGTGAGCTAA
- a CDS encoding DUF5317 family protein, which yields MSKLRFRGEAAVLALFLAQAFSRGRIVGASATTWGLVVWAAASIGLAALMFSNASQPGAVLAAVGVLLNINVVLVNGAMPVVTPADAHTTAVSVSAASGGFYQLAHLGTVAVWAGDAIRLPILGQQYLLSIGDILLAVGVATIVANAMISSEGVSGGANIHGSPLH from the coding sequence GTGTCCAAGCTTCGCTTCCGTGGCGAGGCGGCAGTACTCGCTCTGTTTCTCGCTCAAGCGTTCTCTCGCGGCCGAATTGTCGGCGCGTCAGCGACGACTTGGGGCCTGGTCGTGTGGGCGGCGGCGTCAATCGGGCTGGCGGCGCTGATGTTCTCGAACGCAAGCCAACCAGGTGCGGTACTCGCTGCGGTCGGGGTGCTGTTGAATATCAATGTCGTTCTCGTCAACGGCGCAATGCCTGTGGTGACGCCGGCTGACGCTCATACCACGGCGGTGAGTGTGTCTGCCGCTAGCGGCGGTTTCTACCAGCTGGCTCACTTGGGAACTGTCGCCGTGTGGGCTGGGGACGCGATTCGGCTCCCGATCCTAGGGCAACAGTACTTGCTGAGCATCGGAGATATCCTGTTAGCGGTCGGGGTTGCGACAATCGTGGCCAACGCAATGATCTCATCGGAAGGGGTGTCGGGGGGTGCGAACATCCATGGTTCACCACTGCACTAG
- a CDS encoding ABC transporter permease subunit (The N-terminal region of this protein, as described by TIGR01726, is a three transmembrane segment that identifies a subfamily of ABC transporter permease subunits, which specificities that include histidine, arginine, glutamine, glutamate, L-cystine (sic), the opines (in Agrobacterium) octopine and nopaline, etc.), translated as MSLRRTVGPRALAVWLIVLFIAAAGLMGARPAPVYALNQAQVTLDQSTGDQPIRYTFEANTDASETLDSISLAFPEGFDIKDSKTDVVTLQGLNRVTVPYTSSVAGQVVTVKFEKPVAGGSDLRVTVGNVLTPAKGGTYSLKVTYLSGGQEKTFVSTNAQNTTSFSFATPTLGESIAHRLDQSPLVAKWNSVPFLNLFLQPQYAVIALTTVWQGWLISISLILLAFPLAIVGGLMLAFMKMAKIAPIRWIANVYVNVIRGTPLFLQIAVAFVGLPIAGLRVQWFATGVIVLALNSSAYLAEIFRAGIQSINKGQFEAASSLGMTYPQAMGFVVVPQTVKRVLPTMTSEFILLFKDTALLSAVGVFELMLYSNSLVARSGNITPFMIAACYYLIITIPLINIVAVLEAKLAVSEGGSVASLDEKKKGRSWWRWRPSSAGPESEFLTSTAEHESR; from the coding sequence ATGAGTCTGAGAAGAACGGTTGGCCCGAGGGCACTGGCGGTGTGGCTGATCGTGCTCTTTATCGCGGCCGCCGGCCTCATGGGCGCCAGACCTGCGCCGGTCTACGCCCTGAACCAAGCGCAGGTCACCCTCGATCAGAGCACAGGCGATCAGCCGATTCGCTACACGTTCGAGGCAAACACCGATGCGAGCGAAACGCTCGACTCGATCAGCTTGGCGTTCCCTGAGGGTTTCGACATCAAGGACTCCAAGACCGACGTCGTGACGCTCCAAGGCCTCAACCGCGTTACCGTGCCCTACACGAGCAGTGTCGCCGGGCAGGTAGTCACCGTGAAGTTCGAGAAGCCGGTTGCCGGCGGCAGCGATCTTCGAGTGACTGTCGGGAACGTACTCACACCAGCCAAGGGCGGAACCTACAGCCTGAAGGTGACGTACCTCTCGGGCGGCCAAGAGAAGACGTTCGTGTCGACGAACGCGCAGAACACGACGAGCTTCTCATTTGCGACGCCGACGTTGGGCGAATCGATCGCGCATCGACTCGACCAATCTCCACTCGTCGCGAAGTGGAACTCAGTTCCGTTCCTGAACCTGTTTCTGCAGCCGCAGTACGCGGTCATTGCGCTGACCACTGTCTGGCAGGGTTGGCTTATCTCGATCAGCTTGATCCTGCTGGCGTTCCCGCTCGCGATCGTCGGCGGCCTCATGCTTGCGTTCATGAAGATGGCAAAGATCGCGCCTATTCGATGGATTGCGAACGTATACGTGAACGTGATCCGAGGCACGCCGCTCTTCCTGCAGATCGCGGTCGCATTTGTGGGTCTGCCGATCGCTGGGCTGCGCGTGCAGTGGTTTGCCACCGGCGTGATCGTTCTGGCGCTCAACAGCTCGGCCTACCTGGCGGAGATCTTCAGAGCCGGCATCCAGTCCATCAACAAGGGGCAGTTCGAGGCCGCTAGTTCGCTCGGCATGACGTACCCCCAGGCGATGGGCTTTGTTGTGGTCCCGCAGACGGTCAAGCGCGTTCTGCCGACGATGACTTCTGAGTTCATCCTGCTCTTCAAGGACACGGCGCTCCTATCTGCAGTCGGCGTGTTCGAATTGATGCTCTATTCGAACAGCTTGGTCGCGCGCAGCGGCAACATCACGCCTTTCATGATCGCCGCGTGCTACTACCTCATCATCACCATCCCGCTCATCAACATCGTGGCGGTACTCGAGGCCAAGCTTGCGGTCTCCGAGGGCGGCTCGGTCGCTTCTCTAGACGAGAAGAAGAAGGGTCGCAGCTGGTGGCGTTGGCGGCCGTCGAGTGCTGGCCCCGAGTCCGAGTTCCTCACATCGACCGCCGAGCATGAGTCGAGGTAG
- a CDS encoding amino acid ABC transporter ATP-binding protein yields MAEPIVRIKNLHKSFGSLEVLKGVDLEVDKGETVVVLGPSGSGKSTMLRCINRLEEPTVGQIYFEDTEITASGTNMNAMRRNIGMVFQQFNLFPHLTAQGNVMLAQQRVLGRSKAEAARIAVEQLTKVGLGDKVDYFPAQLSGGQQQRVAIARALAMDPHVMLFDEVTSALDPELVRGVLDVMKALAKGGMTMIVVTHEMGFARDVADRVVFMDQGVVHEQGTPEEVFDHPKSERTKDFLGHIS; encoded by the coding sequence ATGGCTGAACCTATCGTTCGCATCAAGAACCTTCACAAGTCCTTCGGCTCGCTCGAGGTACTGAAGGGCGTCGACCTCGAGGTGGACAAGGGCGAGACGGTGGTCGTGCTGGGCCCATCGGGCTCGGGCAAGTCGACCATGCTGCGCTGCATCAACCGGCTCGAAGAACCGACCGTCGGGCAGATCTACTTCGAGGACACCGAGATCACCGCGTCCGGCACCAACATGAACGCGATGCGCAGGAACATCGGCATGGTCTTCCAGCAGTTCAACCTGTTCCCGCATCTGACCGCGCAGGGCAACGTGATGCTGGCTCAACAGCGCGTGCTCGGCCGCTCGAAGGCTGAGGCCGCGCGCATAGCTGTAGAACAGCTCACCAAGGTGGGCCTCGGCGACAAAGTCGACTACTTCCCGGCCCAGCTCTCCGGCGGTCAGCAACAGCGCGTCGCGATAGCCCGTGCCTTGGCGATGGACCCCCACGTCATGCTCTTCGACGAGGTCACCTCGGCGCTCGACCCCGAGCTCGTGCGCGGCGTGCTCGACGTCATGAAGGCTCTGGCCAAGGGCGGCATGACCATGATCGTTGTTACGCACGAGATGGGCTTCGCTCGCGACGTCGCCGATCGCGTGGTGTTTATGGACCAGGGTGTCGTGCACGAGCAGGGGACGCCTGAAGAGGTCTTCGACCACCCAAAGAGCGAACGGACGAAGGACTTCCTCGGCCACATCTCGTAG
- the raiA gene encoding ribosome-associated translation inhibitor RaiA: MQVKVTGRHMNPTESTRNYAEEKFGRLAKIHDADALVAEVVLEAQKNRSNPDRFVAEVTVRLKGHVVRAEEAAGDMHAAIDLAAAKAETQMRKYKSRVVDRRSGKHAPTVVKTAPGDGQVVAPDDETPVVTRTKFIEAVPMTEEEAILQLELLGHDFFVYRSAETSEVNVLYRRSGGDFGVIQPTI, translated from the coding sequence ATGCAGGTCAAGGTCACCGGTCGTCACATGAACCCCACCGAGTCCACCCGCAACTATGCCGAGGAGAAGTTCGGCCGTCTCGCCAAGATTCACGACGCCGACGCGCTTGTCGCCGAGGTTGTTCTAGAAGCCCAGAAGAATCGCTCGAATCCCGATCGTTTCGTCGCCGAGGTCACGGTCCGCCTGAAGGGCCACGTCGTGCGCGCCGAGGAGGCCGCGGGCGATATGCACGCAGCGATCGATCTTGCCGCGGCCAAAGCTGAGACTCAGATGCGGAAGTACAAGAGCCGCGTTGTAGACCGTCGTAGCGGCAAACATGCCCCGACTGTGGTCAAGACCGCTCCTGGAGACGGGCAGGTCGTCGCTCCTGATGACGAGACACCAGTTGTCACGAGGACCAAGTTCATCGAGGCTGTCCCCATGACCGAGGAGGAGGCAATCCTCCAACTCGAGCTTCTTGGCCATGATTTCTTCGTCTACCGCTCAGCCGAGACGAGCGAGGTAAACGTGCTGTATCGCCGTTCCGGCGGCGATTTCGGGGTCATTCAGCCCACAATTTAG